The Megalops cyprinoides isolate fMegCyp1 chromosome 19, fMegCyp1.pri, whole genome shotgun sequence genome has a window encoding:
- the LOC118794590 gene encoding B-lymphocyte antigen CD19-like, producing METQSYENVEAAIYSNQEEVSYYIPAEDGDDYVFPDAEGCETEEGAGGERQNYCLYPPQNLTDTDGESYENMESSLYAQPRRQTQRCMDADEEDYIDPDGGNGERGEGENHCNNLCPRQNLTDTDGESYENMESSLYAQPRCHSDPNRPHSPHASQEEEEEDSYEKMASITQPDT from the exons ATGGAAACGCAGTCCTACGAGAATGTGGAAGCGGCAATCTACTCCAACCAGGAAGAAGTCAGCTACTACATACCTGCTGAGGATGGCGATG ATTACGTCTTTCCTGATGCAGAGGGATGTGAAACtgaggaaggagcaggaggtgaAAGACAGAATTACTGCCTTTATCCACCTCAGAATCTCACTGATACCG atgggGAGTCCTATGAGAACATGGAGAGCTCGCTGTATGCTCAGCctcgcagacagacacagagatgcatGGACGCAGATGAGGAAG attacATAGACCCTGATGGTGgtaatggagagagaggagaaggagagaaccACTGCAATAATCTGTGCCCTCGTCAGAATCTAACAGACACTG ATGGTGAGTCGTATGAGAATATGGAGAGCTCGCTATATGCACAGCCGCGTTGCCATAGTGACCCCAACAGGCCTCACAGTCCACATGCATctcaagaggaagaggaggagg ATTCCTATGAGAAGATGGCAAGCATCACACAACCTGACACCTAA
- the tufm gene encoding elongation factor Tu, mitochondrial, with product MAALVGLRACLSSALQLSTSGLLHSSLRVCYVPLSRRGFAAEAKKVFARDKPHVNIGTIGHVDHGKTTLTAAITKVLAEAGGARFKKYEDIDNAPEEKARGITINASHVEYATANRHYSHTDCPGHADYVKNMITGTAQLDGCILVVAATDGQMPQTREHLLLARQIGVEHVVVFINKADAVEDREMLELVELEIRELLTEFGYDGENTPVITGSALCALENKNPELGVNSVLKLLEVVDNYVPLPKRELDKPFLLPIEAIYSIPGRGTVVTGTLERGVIKKGDECEFVGHNRSFKSVVTGVEMFHQSLERAEAGDNLGALVRGLKREDVRRGMVMSKPGSIQPHQKVQAQVYVLSKEEGGRHKPFVSNFMPVMFSLTWDMACKVTLPADKEMVMPGEDTSLILTLRQPMVLEKGQRFTLRDGNKTIGTGLVTDTMAISAEDETNWG from the exons ATGGCTGCGTTGGTTGGGCTTCGTGCATGCCTCTCCTCCG CTCTGCAGCTCTCCACATCAGGGCTGTTGCACAGTTCCTTAAGAGTG TGCTATGTGCCCCTTAGCAGGAGAGGCTTTGCAGCAGAGGCCAAGAAGGTGTTTGCGCGAGACAAGCCTCATGTGAACATCGGCACTATTGGTCATGTCGACCACGGCAAGACCACACTTACTGCTGCCATCACCAAAG TGCTGGCAGAAGCAGGAGGCGCCCGCTTTAAGAAGTACGAGGACATTGACAACGCCCCTGAGGAGAAGGCCAGAGGGATCACTATCAACGCCTCCCATGTAGAATATGCAACAGCCAACAGACACTACTCCCACACTGACTGCCCTGGGCATGCCGACTATGTGAAG AACATGATTACTGGCACAGCCCAGCTGGACGGCTGCATCCTGGTGGTGGCTGCCACAGACGGACAGATGCCGCAGACGCGGGAGCACCTGCTCCTGGCGCGGCAGATTGGCGTGGAGCACGTGGTGGTGTTCATCAACAAGGCGGACGCCGTGGAGGACCGGGAGATGCtggagctggtggagctggagaTCCGGGAGCTGCTGACCGAGTTCGGCTACGACGGGGAGAACACGCCCGTCATCACCGGCTCTGCGCTCTGCGCCCTGGAG AACAAGAACCCTGAGCTGGGAGTGAATTCCGTGCTGAAGCTCCTGGAGGTGGTGGACAACTACGTACCTCTGCCCAAGAGAGAGTTGGACAAGCCTTTCCTTCTGCCCATTGAGGCTATCTACTCCATCCCTG GCAGGGGGACGGTGGTGACAGGGACACTGGAGAGAGGAGTGATCAAAAAGGGTGACGAGTGCGAGTTTGTGGGGCACAATCGCTCCTTCAAGTCTGTGGTCACAG GTGTTGAAATGTTCCACCAGTCCCTGGAGCGGGCAGAGGCTGGGGACAACCTGGGGGCTCTGGTGAGGGGGCTGAAGAGAGAGGATGTGAGGAGGGGGATGGTCATGAGCAAGCCTGGCTCCATCCAGCCACACCAGAAAGTACAGGCACAG GTGTACGTGCTCAGTAAAGAGGAAGGGGGCCGCCACAAACCCTTTGTCAGCAACTTCATGCCAGTGATGTTTTCTTTGACCTGGGACATGGCCTGCAAAGTCACCCTGCCTGCTGATAAG gAAATGGTGATGCCCGGTGAAGACACGTCTCTCATCCTCACCCTCCGGCAGCCCATGGTCCTAGAGAAGGGTCAGAGGTTCACCCTGAGAGATGGGAATAAGACCATTGGCACCGGCCTGGTCACTGACACAATGGCCATAAGTGCAGAAGACGAGACCAACTGGGGCTGA